CCGGTCAGGTGCACCACGTCGAACGTGAGCTCGCCCACCGTCACCGTGTCCCGATCGGCGAGCAGGCGGTCCGGAGCGACGGGCAGCGGCTCGGCATCGAGTGCGTGAGCGGCCGTCGGTGACTCCGTGCCACCGGCGATGTCCGCCAGCGCCTGCCAGTGGTCGGCGTGCTGATGCGTCGTCACGATGAGCGAGAGCGTCGGTGCGTTCTCGTCGATGAGCAGCGAAATGCGTTCGGCCTCGTTGGCGGCGTCGATCAGCACCGAATGACCCGTTGCGGAACAGACGACCAAGTAGGTGTTGTTGTCCATGGGGCCGACCGACATCTTCGTGATCGTCGCGCCGGGAATCGTGCGCCGCTGCGGCTGCGAACCCTGAGAGACGACGCCGGTGTAGTTGTCGTCGATGACCATGAGGTGCTCGTCCATTTCGAGGACGCTACCGTCGGCGGCCCGACGAGGGGCGTCGGGGTCGTGCACGTGGAAAAGTGTGTCGGTGCCTGGATCTACCATTGCTACTGCGTGAGGTTCGTCCCTCACCAAGACAGGTTTTCGACGTGGGGTCGTCGGTTACACGACGTGTAACCGGTGCATCGGCACCACACGTCATCATGCGACTCGACAGTTGCGCAGTGCTGCGTCGAGCAGCGACTCGACTGGACGTGCTCGTTCGGAAAGAAGGGAACACAGTGGCGGATCGCCTGATAGTGCGAGGTGCACGGGAGCACAATCTGCGGGGAGTCGACATCGACCTGCCTCGCGATGCGCTGATCGTGTTCACAGGTCTGTCCGGCTCGGGCAAGTCGTCCCTCGCCTTCGACACGATCTTCGCCGAAGGTCAGCGTCGCTACGTGGAGTCGCTGTCCGCCTACGCGCGGCAGTTCCTCGGCCAGATGGACAAGCCGGACGTCGATTTCATCGAGGGGCTCTCGCC
The nucleotide sequence above comes from Rhodococcoides fascians A25f. Encoded proteins:
- a CDS encoding MBL fold metallo-hydrolase; the protein is MDEHLMVIDDNYTGVVSQGSQPQRRTIPGATITKMSVGPMDNNTYLVVCSATGHSVLIDAANEAERISLLIDENAPTLSLIVTTHQHADHWQALADIAGGTESPTAAHALDAEPLPVAPDRLLADRDTVTVGELTFDVVHLTGHTPGSIALALTDTDGTRTHLFTGDSLFPGGVGKTGSPEDFTHLLDDVTAKLFDRFGDDTVVYPGHGKDTTLGAERPHLAEWRERGW